A window of Rhododendron vialii isolate Sample 1 chromosome 13a, ASM3025357v1 contains these coding sequences:
- the LOC131314317 gene encoding protein DAMAGED DNA-BINDING 2 isoform X1 — MPPQTRRTSFPTVVIERDTDSEESSSDEEEEEEDDVVEAEEVENGEAVEEEPVAKKREKVPITISLKKVCKVCKRTGHEAGFKGATYIDCPMKPCFLCKMPGHTTMNCPHRVATEHGVIPAPHRNAHNSMEYVFERQIRPSVSKIKPAFVVPDQVHCGVIRYHSRRVTCLEFHPTNNNILLSGDKKGQLGVWDFGKVHEKIVYGNIHGCILNNMKFNPANDGTVYAASSDGTISCTDLETGISLSLMNLNPNGWQGPSSWRMLYGLDVNPEKSLVLVADNVGLLYLVDMRSNSKVGEATLIHKKGSKVVGLHCNPVQPDLLLSCGNDHFARIWDMRQLKAGSSLYNLAHKRVVNSAYFSPQSGSKILTTSQDNRLRVWDSIFGNLDSPSREIVHSHDFNRHLTPFRAEWDPKDPSESLVVIGRYISENYNGAALHPIDFIDISNGQLIAEITEPNITTISPVNKLHPRDDVLASGSSRSLFIWRPKEESEIVQEKDEKKIIVCGGKAEKKLNKKFAGESDDSDDDLSTLKSKNSKPGKAAPKTSRYSIKGKR; from the exons ATGCCCCCTCAAACCAGAAGAACGTCGTTCCCGACCGTGGTCATTGAGAGAGACACCGACTCCGAAGAAAGTTCGTCggacgaagaagaagaggaagaggacgACGTCGTAGAGGCGGAAGAGGTTGAAAATGGGGAAGCAGTTGAAGAGGAACCGGTGgcgaagaagagagagaaagttccgATCACTATCAGTCTCAAGAAAGTCTGCAAA GTGTGTAAGAGAACGGGTCATGAAGCGGGATTCAAGGGGGCTACGTACATTGATTGCCCAATGAAACCATGTTTTCTCTGCAAAATGCCTG GCCACACAACAATGAACTGTCCACATCGGGTTGCTACTGAGCATGGGGTAATCCCAGCACCCCATAGAAACGCTCATAATTCTATGGAGTACGTCTTTGAACGCCAGATTAGGCCCAGTGTCTCCAAA ATCAAGCCAGCTTTTGTGGTTCCAGATCAAGTGCATTGCGGGGTTATCAGATACCATAGTAGAAGAGTGACATGTTTGGAGTTCCATCCAACAAATAATAACATTTTGTTATCTGGAGATAAG aaaGGACAACTTGGAGTTTGGGACTTTGGTAAAGTGCATGAAAAGATAGTTTATGGGAACATCCATGGTTGCATACTCAACAATATGAA GTTCAACCCCGCAAATGATGGAACAGTATATGCTGCATCTTCAGATGGAACCATAAGTTGCACCGATTTGGAGACTGGAATTTCGTTATCGTTGATGAACCTTAATCCTAATGGTTGGCAG GGCCCTAGCAGTTGGAGAATGCTTTATGGCTTGGATGTCAATCCAGAGAAAAGTCTTGTGCTTGTTGCAGATAATGTTGGACTTCTTTACTT GGTTGACATGCGTTCCAACAGTAAAGTAGGGGAGGCCACCTTGATTCATAAGAAAGGAAGCAAAGTTGTGGGGCTACACTGCAATCCTGTTCAGCCGGATCTTCTTTTGAGCTGTGGAAACGATCATTTT GCTCGTATTTGGGACATGCGTCAATTAAAAGCTGGATCGTCGCTTTACAATCTTGCACACAAACGTGTTGTTAACTCTGCATATTTTTCACCACAAAGTGGCAGCAAGATACTTACCACATCACAGGACAACCGCTTGCGAGTATGGGATTCTATCTTCGGCAATTTGGACTCCCCAAGTCGAGAAATAGTACATAGTCACGATTTCAATCGACATTTGACACCTTTTCGTGCGGAATGGGATCCAAAG GACCCATCAGAGTCCCTCGTGGTTATTGGACGCTACATTAGTGAAAACTATAATGGGGCTGCTTTGCATCCCATTGATTTTATAGACATAAGCAACGGGCAACTTATTGCAGAGATCACTGAACCAAACATTACAACTATCAGTCCTGTGAACAAGCTACATCCACGAGATGACGTTTTGGCATCTGGTAGTTCAAG GTCTCTTTTTATTTGGAGACCAAAAGAGGAGTCTGAGATTGTGCAAGAGAAGGATGAAAAGAAGATTATTGTTTGTGGTGGAAAGGCTGAAAAGAAACTCAACAAGAAGTTTGCGGGCGAAAGTGATGATTCTGACGATGACCTTTCCACACTCAAGAGTAAGAACTCCAAGCCTGGAAAAGCTGCACCAAAAACATCTCGTTATAGCATTAAGGGCAAGCGGTAA
- the LOC131314315 gene encoding (S)-8-oxocitronellyl enol synthase CYC2: MGVEISNGAEAPNVAVIFGATGLVGKELVKKLLSKSRWKVYGIARKPEIKPTQNPNYHLISCDLLNPLETQQRLSSLQEVTHLFWVTWASQFPLDSQECYEQNKAMLSNALNAILPRTNSLKHLSLQTGAHHYVSLQGPSSGKEVRFYHEDSPRASGDFNFYYALEDLAKERLGGKVAWSVHRPGVIMGNSTRTVFNFMGSLCIYGTICKYLNLPFVFGGTRECWEETYIDGSDAGLVAEQHIWAATNEETYSTDGQAFNAINGPSLMWKDIWPAIGLKFGLETPTDMFSPDFVFSAELSDKAGVWEEIVEREGLVQTAMEDLANWGFLDMLFRCPVKMLGSREKADRMGCALRCDTLNSVMHWIDNMREEKLIP; this comes from the coding sequence ATGGGAGTGGAAATAAGCAATGGAGCAGAAGCTCCAAATGTTGCAGTTATCTTTGGAGCAACTGGGCTAGTAGGCAAGGAACTTGTCAAGAAGCTGCTCTCAAAATCTAGGTGGAAGGTTTATGGCATAGCCAGAAAACCTGAAATCAAGCCCACCCAAAATCCCAATTACCATTTAATCTCATGTGACCTCCTCAACCCTTTAGAAACCCAGCAAAGGCTGTCTTCTCTCCAAGAAGTAACTCACCTTTTCTGGGTCACATGGGCAAGCCAATTCCCCTTGGACAGCCAAGAATGCTATGAGCAGAACAAGGCCATGCTGTCCAATGCCTTGAATGCCATCCTCCCAAGAACCAATTCGCTGAAGCATTTGTCCCTCCAGACGGGGGCTCATCATTATGTGTCGTTGCAAGGCCCTTCCAGCGGAAAAGAAGTTCGTTTCTACCATGAAGACAGTCCCAGAGCGAGTGGAGATTTCAACTTCTACTACGCCTTGGAGGACTTGGCGAAGGAGAGGTTAGGGGGAAAAGTGGCGTGGTCGGTCCACAGGCCTGGTGTGATAATGGGGAATTCAACTAGGACTGTGTTCAATTTTATGGGCAGTTTGTGCATATACGGTACTATTTGCAAGTACTTGAATCTTCCTTTCGTGTTTGGAGGGACAAGGGAGTGCTGGGAAGAGACGTATATTGACGGATCGGATGCTGGGTTAGTGGCAGAACAGCACATTTGGGCTGCTACTAATGAGGAGACATATTCAACCGATGGTCAGGCCTTCAATGCGATCAACGGGCCGAGTTTGATGTGGAAGGACATATGGCCAGCCATTGGCTTGAAATTCGGGTTGGAAACGCCAACAGACATGTTTTCCCCAGATTTTGTCTTCTCGGCGGAGTTGTCTGACAAGGCGGGCGTCTGGGAGGAGATTGTGGAGAGGGAGGGGCTGGTCCAGACCGCGATGGAGGATTTGGCGAACTGGGGATTCCTGGACATGCTGTTCCGGTGCCCGGTGAAAATGCTGGGGAGTCGAGAGAAAGCCGACCGGATGGGGTGCGCATTGAGATGCGATACGTTGAATTCCGTGATGCATTGGATTGATAACATGAGAGAAGAGAAGCTGATTCCGTGA
- the LOC131314317 gene encoding protein DAMAGED DNA-BINDING 2 isoform X2 — protein MFSLQNAWIEGHTTMNCPHRVATEHGVIPAPHRNAHNSMEYVFERQIRPSVSKIKPAFVVPDQVHCGVIRYHSRRVTCLEFHPTNNNILLSGDKKGQLGVWDFGKVHEKIVYGNIHGCILNNMKFNPANDGTVYAASSDGTISCTDLETGISLSLMNLNPNGWQGPSSWRMLYGLDVNPEKSLVLVADNVGLLYLVDMRSNSKVGEATLIHKKGSKVVGLHCNPVQPDLLLSCGNDHFARIWDMRQLKAGSSLYNLAHKRVVNSAYFSPQSGSKILTTSQDNRLRVWDSIFGNLDSPSREIVHSHDFNRHLTPFRAEWDPKDPSESLVVIGRYISENYNGAALHPIDFIDISNGQLIAEITEPNITTISPVNKLHPRDDVLASGSSRSLFIWRPKEESEIVQEKDEKKIIVCGGKAEKKLNKKFAGESDDSDDDLSTLKSKNSKPGKAAPKTSRYSIKGKR, from the exons ATGTTTTCTCTGCAAAATGCCTG GATTGAAGGCCACACAACAATGAACTGTCCACATCGGGTTGCTACTGAGCATGGGGTAATCCCAGCACCCCATAGAAACGCTCATAATTCTATGGAGTACGTCTTTGAACGCCAGATTAGGCCCAGTGTCTCCAAA ATCAAGCCAGCTTTTGTGGTTCCAGATCAAGTGCATTGCGGGGTTATCAGATACCATAGTAGAAGAGTGACATGTTTGGAGTTCCATCCAACAAATAATAACATTTTGTTATCTGGAGATAAG aaaGGACAACTTGGAGTTTGGGACTTTGGTAAAGTGCATGAAAAGATAGTTTATGGGAACATCCATGGTTGCATACTCAACAATATGAA GTTCAACCCCGCAAATGATGGAACAGTATATGCTGCATCTTCAGATGGAACCATAAGTTGCACCGATTTGGAGACTGGAATTTCGTTATCGTTGATGAACCTTAATCCTAATGGTTGGCAG GGCCCTAGCAGTTGGAGAATGCTTTATGGCTTGGATGTCAATCCAGAGAAAAGTCTTGTGCTTGTTGCAGATAATGTTGGACTTCTTTACTT GGTTGACATGCGTTCCAACAGTAAAGTAGGGGAGGCCACCTTGATTCATAAGAAAGGAAGCAAAGTTGTGGGGCTACACTGCAATCCTGTTCAGCCGGATCTTCTTTTGAGCTGTGGAAACGATCATTTT GCTCGTATTTGGGACATGCGTCAATTAAAAGCTGGATCGTCGCTTTACAATCTTGCACACAAACGTGTTGTTAACTCTGCATATTTTTCACCACAAAGTGGCAGCAAGATACTTACCACATCACAGGACAACCGCTTGCGAGTATGGGATTCTATCTTCGGCAATTTGGACTCCCCAAGTCGAGAAATAGTACATAGTCACGATTTCAATCGACATTTGACACCTTTTCGTGCGGAATGGGATCCAAAG GACCCATCAGAGTCCCTCGTGGTTATTGGACGCTACATTAGTGAAAACTATAATGGGGCTGCTTTGCATCCCATTGATTTTATAGACATAAGCAACGGGCAACTTATTGCAGAGATCACTGAACCAAACATTACAACTATCAGTCCTGTGAACAAGCTACATCCACGAGATGACGTTTTGGCATCTGGTAGTTCAAG GTCTCTTTTTATTTGGAGACCAAAAGAGGAGTCTGAGATTGTGCAAGAGAAGGATGAAAAGAAGATTATTGTTTGTGGTGGAAAGGCTGAAAAGAAACTCAACAAGAAGTTTGCGGGCGAAAGTGATGATTCTGACGATGACCTTTCCACACTCAAGAGTAAGAACTCCAAGCCTGGAAAAGCTGCACCAAAAACATCTCGTTATAGCATTAAGGGCAAGCGGTAA
- the LOC131314316 gene encoding ABC transporter G family member 31: protein MAASDGTEYFELDVEAGIEGGFARASNAESVRQDEEELLWAALARLPSQKRTNFALLRRTASESDSGEERTETVDVRKLDRPNRELVVKRALATADQDNYKLLSAIKERLDRAGIEVPKVEVRFENLDISVNVQVGSRALPTLVNNVRNHIERILTGLRIFRPKRHRFTILNDISGFVKPGRMTLLLGPPGSGKSTLLLALAGKLDPGLKKTGNVTYNGEKLDDFCVQRTSAYISQTDTHIAELTVRETLDFAARFEGGGGGFAGYMEDLTRLEKEKNIRPSPEIDAFMKASSVGGRKNSVSTDYVLKVLGLDVCSDTIVGNDMLRGVSGGQRKRVTTGEMIVGPRKTLFMDEISTGLDSSTTFQIVNCVRNFVHQMEATVLMALLQPAPETFDLFDDLVLLSEGYLVYQGPREEVLDFFGSLGFRLPPRKGVADFLQEVTSRKDQAQYWADSSKPYTFVPVSEIAEAFKNSKYGMYLKSSLSVPYDKSKNHPSALAKTKFSVSKRELFNTCFSRELLLIRRHRFLYIFRTCQVAFVGFVTCTVFSRTRIHPTDEINGSLYLSCLFFALVHMMFNGFSELPLMIFRLPVFYKQRDNFFHPAWAWSITSWILRVPYSVIEAIVWSCVVYYTVGFAPGAGRFFRYMFLLFSIHQMALGLFRMMASLARDMIIANTFGSASLLAIFLLGGFIIPKDMIKPWWSWAFWLSPLSYGQRAIAVNEFTATRWMKTSAFGNSTIGYNILKLYGLPSDGYWYWLGVGVLLLYAVFFNIMVTLALAYLKPIKNVQTVIPNATMEESSAADGGNNQVTGTVQERPKQRGMILPFQPLTLTFHNVNYFVDMPKEMSIQGIPEKKLQLLSSVSGVFSPGVLTALVGSSGAGKTTLMDVLAGRKTGGYIEGDVKISGYPKEQRTFARISGYVEQNDIHSPQVTVFESLLFSSCLRLPKEVDEAKRHEFVEEVMLLVELDTLRDALVGLPGSTGLSTEQRKRLTIAVELVANPSIIFMDEPTSGLDARAAAIVMRAVRNTVDTGRTVVCTIHQPSIDIFEAFDELLLMKRGGRVIYGGKLGEKSQTMINYFQGICGIPPIPMGYNPATWMLEISTPAAEQRIGQDFAEIYKNSQQFRDVEDSIEHMSIPPPESEALKFDTTFSQSALFQFRSCLWKQNIVYWRSPSYNVVRLFFTALSGLILGTVFWGVGYKRDSTQNLYVVLGALYSSCLFLGVSNASSVQPIVSIERTVFYREKAAGMYSPFPYAAAQGLVEIPYIAVQTILFGLITYFMMDFERTVGKFFLYVLFMFLTFMYFTFYGMMAVGLTPSQNLAAVISSAFYSLWNLLSGFLIPKPSIPVWWIWFYYISPISWTLRGIITSQLGDVETLIVGHGFKGPVKEYIEVTFGYGPGMLGVSVAVLIGFSVFFFSMFAISVKALNFQKR, encoded by the exons atggCAGCGTCGGACGGGACGGAGTACTTCGAACTGGACGTGGAGGCAGGGATCGAGGGGGGGTTCGCTCGGGCGTCAAATGCGGAGTCGGTGAGGCAGGACGAGGAAGAGCTCCTGTGGGCGGCGCTGGCGAGGCTGCCGTCGCAGAAGCGGACGAACTTCGCGTTGCTGCGGCGGACGGCGTCCGAGTCGGACAGCGGGGAAGAGAGGACGGAGACGGTCGACGTCAGGAAACTGGACCGTCCCAACCGCGAGCTCGTCGTCAAGAGGGCCTTGGCTACCGCTGACCAGGACAATTACAAGCTCCTCTCTGCCATCAAAGAACGACTCGATAG AGCTGGAATAGAGGTTCCGAAAGTCGAAGTGCGGTTCGAGAACCTGGATATCTCTGTCAATGTTCAAGTCGGCTCGAGAGCTTTGCCTACTCTAGTCAACAATGTTCGTAATCACATCGAG CGTATATTAACTGGTTTGCGTATATTCCGCCCAAAGAGGCATCGTTTCACAATCTTGAACGACATCAGTGGGTTTGTGAAACCGGGAAG GATGACTCTACTATTGGGCCCTCCGGGTTCTGGTAAATCCACATTGCTCTTAGCTCTGGCGGGAAAGCTCGACCCTGGCTTGAAG AAAACCGGTAATGTTACCTACAATGGTGAGAAACTAGATGATTTTTGCGTTCAGAGGACTTCTGCTTACATAAGTCAAACAGATACCCACATAGCGGAACTAACTGTTCGAGAAACTTTGGATTTTGCTGCTAGATTTGAAGGTGGTGGCGGAGGATTTGCAG GATATATGGAGGATCTTACTCGTTTagagaaggaaaagaatatACGCCCAAGTCCTGAAATTGATGCTTTTATGAAG GCATCATCTGTTGGTGGTAGAAAGAATAGTGTCTCGACGGATTATGTCTTGAAAGTGCTTGGCCTTGATGTGTGTTCGGATACAATTGTTGGTAATGATATGCTTAGGGGTGTTTCAGGTGGCCAGAGAAAGAGAGTTActacag GAGAAATGATTGTTGGGCCAAGAAAAACCCTTTTTATGGATGAAATTTCAACTGGACTTGATAGCTCTACAACATTCCAAATTGTCAACTGTGTACGGAATTTCGTTCACCAAATGGAGGCTACAGTTTTAATGGCTCTTCTTCAGCCTGCACCTGAGACATTTGATCTGTTTGATGATCTGGTATTATTGTCAGAAGGATACTTGGTGTATCAAGGTCCTCGGGAAGAAGTATTAGATTTCTTTGGATCGTTAGGTTTTCGGTTGCCACCTCGTAAGGGAGTTGCAGATTTCCTTCAAGAG GTAACCTCAAGAAAGGATCAAGCACAGTACTGGGCTGATTCTTCAAAACCATATACATTTGTTCCTGTCTCAGAAATTGCAGAAGCATTTAAAAATTCCAAATATGGAATGTATTTGAagtcctctctctctgttcCATATGATAAATCCAAGAATCATCCATCAGCTCTGGCAAAGACAAAGTTCTCTGTATCGAAGAGGGAGCTTTTCAACACATGCTTTTCACGAGAATTGCTTCTGATTAGGAGACATCGTTTCCTTTATATTTTCAGGACATGCCAG GTTGCATTTGTAGGGTTTGTGACATGTACGGTGTTTTCGCGAACAAGAATACATCCAACGGATGAGATAAATGGAAGCCTCTATCTTTCTTGTCTGTTTTTTGCACTGGTGCATATGATGTTCAATGGATTCTCTGAGCTGCCTCTTATGATATTTAGACTTCCTGTTTTTTACAAGCAAAGAGATAATTTCTTTCATCCTGCCTGGGCTTGGTCCATTACTAGTTGGATTCTGCGTGTACCTTACTCAGTCATTGAAGCTATTGTATGGTCTTGTGTTGTATACTACACCGTTGGTTTTGCACCTGGTGCGGGGAG GTTTTTCCGCTATATGTTCCTACTCTTCTCAATACACCAAATGGCATTGGGTCTGTTCCGGATGATGGCTTCTCTTGCACGTGATATGATCATTGCCAATACATTTGGGTCAGCTTCATTGCTAGCTATATTCCTGTTGGGCGGATTTATCATCCCAAAAG ACATGATCAAGCCATGGTGGTCTTGGGCATTTTGGTTGTCACCATTATCCTACGGGCAACGTGCAATTGCTGTAAACGAGTTTACTGCAACAAGATGGATGAAG ACATCTGCCTTTGGAAACTCTACAATTGGATACAACATCCTCAAATTATATGGTCTACCCAGTGATGGTTACTGGTATTGGCTCGGAGTTGGCGTTTTATTGCTTTATGCTGTGTTTTTCAATATCATGGTGACTTTGGCCCTGGCGTACCTCAAAC CTATCAAGAATGTCCAGACGGTGATACCAAATGCCACAATGGAAGAGAGTTCAGCTGCAGATGGTG GAAATAACCAGGTTACTGGAACCGTCCAGGAAAGGCCGAAACAAAGGGGAATGATTCTCCCATTTCAACCCTTAACACTGACTTTCCATAACGTCAACTACTTTGTTGACATGCCAAAG GAAATGAGCATTCAAGGCATTCCAGAAAAGAAGTTGCAACTCTTATCCAGCGTGAGTGGAGTATTCTCACCTGGCGTTCTTACAGCTTTAGTTGGATCAAGTGGAGCTGGTAAGACCACTTTGATGGATGTCCTTGCGGGTAGGAAAACTGGTGGCTACATTGAAGGGGACGTTAAAATCTCAGGGTACCCAAAAGAACAGCGTACTTTTGCAAGAATTTCTGGTTACGTCGAACAAAATGATATACATTCCCCTCAAGTGACAGTTTTCGAGTCTCTCTTGTTCTCTTCCTGTCTTCGCCTTCCCAAGGAAGTGGACGAAGCAAAAAGACAT GAGTTTGTTGAAGAAGTGATGCTATTGGTGGAGCTTGACACTCTAAGGGATGCTTTGGTAGGTTTGCCTGGTAGCACTGGCTTATCTACGGAGCAAAGAAAACGTTTAACAATTGCAGTGGAGCTTGTGGCAAATCCTTCCATAATTTTTATGGATGAGCCTACGTCTGGACTTGATGCAAGAGCTGCAGCCATTGTTATGCGAGCTGTTCGTAATACTGTTGATACTGGAAGAACTGTGGTGTGCACCATACATCAACCAAGCATTGATATATTTGAAGCATTTGATGAG CTACTTCTTATGAAACGAGGAGGACGAGTAATCTACGGCGGGAAGCTTGGTGAGAAGTCACAAACCATGATCAACTATTTTCAG GGGATCTGTGGAATCCCTCCTATTCCCATGGGTTACAATCCTGCAACTTGGATGCTAGAGATCAGTACGCCTGCTGCTGAACAGAGAATTGGCCAGGACTTTGCTGAGATATACAAGAATTCTCAACAATTTAG GGATGTTGAAGATTCCATTGAGCATATGAGTATTCCACCTCCTGAGTCAGAAGCTTTAAAATTCGATACGACATTTTCTCAAAGTGCACTTTTCCAATTTAGATCTTGCCTATGGAAGCAAAACATTGTATATTGGAGAAGTCCATCATACAATGTTGTCAGATTATTCTTTACTGCATTGAGTGGACTGATACTTGGCACAGTATTTTGGGGGGTTGGTTATAAaag GGACTCGACTCAGAACTTATATGTGGTCCTAGGAGCTCTTTATTCCTCATGCTTGTTTCTTGGCGTCAGTAATGCGTCATCCGTACAACCAATAGTTTCAATTGAGAGAACTGTTTTCTATAGAGAAAAAGCTGCTGGAATGTACTCCCCATTTCCTTATGCTGCAGCCCAG GGCCTTGTGGAGATACCATACATTGCGGTGCAGACAATTTTATTTGGTCTAATTACATATTTCATGATGGATTTTGAAAGGACAGTCG GCAAATTTTTCCTCTATGTACTGTTCATGTTTCTCACTTTCATGTACTTTACTTTCTACGGCATGATGGCCGTTGGCCTTACACCTTCCCAAAACTTGGCTGCGGTTATTTCTTCTGCATTTTACTCACTATGGAATCTCCTCTCTGGTTTCCTTATTCCAAAACCG AGTATCCCAGTGTGGTGGATCTGGTTTTACTACATTAGTCCTATATCATGGACCCTCCGGGGAATCATTACCTCTCAGCTCGGGGATGTGGAAACATTGATCGTAGGACATGGTTTTAAGGGCCCCGTGAAAGAGTACATAGAAGTTACTTTTGGCTATGGCCCTGGGATGCTTGGAGTTTCAGTAGCAGTGCTTATCGgcttttctgtctttttcttttccatgttCGCTATCTCTGTCAAAGCTCTCAACTTTCAGAAAAGATAA